CGGCCGTAGACGACCTGGCGGTAGTCCTTGCCGCTGGCGCCGTTGAGCGCCTCGAGGGTCTCGAACAGCACGGTCGAGGCGTGATAGACCGGCGGGTTGACAATCCCGTGGTTGGCTTCGGGGTCGCGACCCGCGTTAACGATAACCGTTTCTGGTTTCATGATATTTCCGGCTGAACCCTGCTTTGGCGCCATCATGGCACTGGGCCGGGTCCGGGACCAAGCCTTCCTGCCAGATCCAAGGTTCTAGAGGTCCTGGCTGGGTGACGGCAGATGGGTCAGCGCGGCAGGCGGCTTCTGTTCGACTTCGGCACGCCCGACGACATTAAACCCGGCGCGTTGATACATGCCGAGCGCGCGGGGATTGTCGGCGGTGTCGGTCTCGACGGCGACGACGCGGGTCTCCGCGCGCCACGCCGCATCGACCGACCAGTTAAGCAGAAACCGGCCCAGGCCCTGGCCGGTGAACTCCGGCACCAGTCCCAGGTGTGTGATCTCGACACGCGTTTCGCCG
This Pseudomonadota bacterium DNA region includes the following protein-coding sequences:
- a CDS encoding GNAT family N-acetyltransferase, whose product is MLRAEKPTLSFYRYLYETIGRPWLWADRRDLRDDDLAALIHNDKIEIYVLYVAGVPAGFTELDFRGETRVEITHLGLVPEFTGQGLGRFLLNWSVDAAWRAETRVVAVETDTADNPRALGMYQRAGFNVVGRAEVEQKPPAALTHLPSPSQDL